Part of the Zea mays cultivar B73 chromosome 4, Zm-B73-REFERENCE-NAM-5.0, whole genome shotgun sequence genome is shown below.
ACTTGAACAGATTCAGCTGTTGCATCCACCACCATtacatcctcctcctcctcttgctGCTCATTATCATCTAGGAAAATAGCTCTTTTCCTTCTATTGGATTTCCAATAATCCCTCATCTCCTTTATAATTGCAGTAGTGGTCTTTGAACATATCTTTGTATCTTCATAGCCACCTTCTAGATGCTGCTTTAGCCTTTTTATCCCTCTAGAAACTGTGGTGTCACAAAGGTTGCATGTCACTTGATCCCTATTTTTCAAATTTGCCCAATAACCATACTTCCAACCTGAATCATTTGAGCTAGCCTTCCTTGTTTTTTCTGTCTTTGGATCATAGTTGCCATTGTTGCCAGAAGATGGGCTAGCCATTAATTGATTTTAGTTAGTGCTGCTGCTGCATAAAAAATAGGAGGGTGATCCAAAGCACATGAGGCAGTAAGGCAAGCACTAAGGCAGTAAGGCAGGGACGCAGGGTGATCCAAATCACATGAGGCAGGCAGacaggcagcagcagcagcatgaaAAATGGGACTACACACCAGGGCAGTAAGGCACTAAGGCAGGCAGCAGCAGACAGGCAGCACCGCAGCAGTAAGACACACGAGGGCAGCAAAGCACTATATATCAACTCAAGCACGAGCACACTGGAGTGACCATCAACACCTAACAGACTAGCACAAATAACTAGCTCAAGCACGAGCACAAGTCAAAGTCCAAGAGGCAAGCACAAGCAAGCAGGCAGTATATCCAAGAGATTCAGAACAGAGAGAACAGAGGAAGAAGGTGCAAGAAGAGTAGCTTTGATCCGATGGGAAGGACGCTAGCAGGGAGGCCGAAGGTGTGGATCGATGGGCGGGGATCCAATCGGAGGGGCGAATCCGCTCCAATCGAAGGGCAAATCGGCGGGTGGAACTCCAATCGGAGGGGCGAATGGAGGCTGACGGTCGGATGGAGGCGGACGACCGCGCGGACTGTAGCTGCTAGCGCCGCCCTCTTTTGTCTTCTCTTCCTCTCTTCCCTCTCTTTCCCTCCCACTCTCTCGATTTGGCGTGCTGCAGGAAAGGGTGTGCGCGTGCGAGAGGTGTACACGCTCCAAAAGCGTGAGCGCTTGCCGCGCCCTCCTGTTTCCCGCATGCGCGCAACCTCGTTTCGGCGGTGTGGCGTCCGCGTTGACAAATCAGACGCCAAGGCGACACTAGGCGACGCCATATCTAGCCAAGGCGTGGCGAGCGAGACGCctaaggccatgtttggtttctttagtctagggactaaagtttagttaggggactaaagtttagtccctaacatGTTTGGTTCTAGTGTCTAAAAATAGTAGGTATATactaaatgactcataagaagactaaaatagcctttaacattctcctgctattcgtacaattgaactaaatgaggggtaaatatggaattaatatggtttagtcccttttagcacatatgtgaagtactaaagactaaatcattttagtcctagtgtttggcaaaaaaggaCTAAATgtgactaaaaactagagactaatctttagtccctctaaccaaacaccctctAAGTCAAAAACACGCCTAGACGTCGCCTAGGCGACACCATAACAACATTGATAAGTACAATACAAAATAGCTTACCGTTATCCTTTTTTATCCTTTCAAAATTTGACAGCGTCGTGTCTTTTTTGCCACATGTGATTTCACCACTCTTGACACGTTTATTTTTCTACCTTAAAAGCTAGTTTAGGAGTACAAAAACCGAAGTGAATTGGAGGGACTAAAATCTCCTCCATTCAAAGTTGAATAAGGAAGTGATTTTAGCCTCTCGAACCCCTTTCGATTTTGTAACTTCTAAACTAGCCATATGTAAAAAAAACATCTGTGGCCGCCACCCATAACAACACAGCCAGCTAATCTAGCAGGATCCAGAAACACATAACAGCACAGCCATATCTAGCAGGATCCATCGAGGCTTTCCCACGACCCGTAGTTTCCAACAGCTAGCCGGCCGGATCGGACAACGGCACATGCCGGAGACTGATTAAATGATTCGAACGGTACTGTAATCAATGGTGCGTTCTCGTGGGAATGAAGTTGAACGAGTTGGAATCTCTCTCCCCGTCTAGctatggcggcggcggcggccggaggGACGAGAGGACGACGTCCTGGAGGGCGCTGTCCTTCTGCATGGCCGCCTTGAACTCCTCGAAGCTCACCTTGCCGTCGCCGTTGGCGTCCATCTCGTCGAACACCTCGTCCAGCTTCCCGGGCTCCGTGATGTCGCCCGGAAGGCACTCCTCGGGCAGCGCCTGCATGCGACACCAAACACCATCACAACACAACAACTCCTGCACCTGTGACCGTCCAAGCAGTTCCCCAAGCAGGGGCGGAAACATATCCTACATGAAGGAGAAGGACGGACGGGGCTTCTTACTCGCAGCATCGACGCCAGCTCGTCCTTGCTTATGCACCCGGAGCGGTCGGCGTCGTACATCTGCCACGCCATTTGTCATTCAGTATGTGATCACCAAAGAGGATAGCATACGTACGtcgagagagagagatgggagaaaGGCACTGCGTTTTCATGGCACCTGGAAGCAGAGCCGGAGCGCGTCGTCGCCGCGGGAGTTGCGGAGGCTGGACAGCCCGCACAGGATCTCCCTCATGTCCACCGTGCCGTCGCGGTTGTTGTCGAACAGGTCGAACACGCGCGGCGCCAGCGGGACCAGCGCCTCCAGCCTCATCGCCCTCAGCACCTGCTCGAACTCCGCCAGCGTCGCGTTCTCGCCGTCGGCGCATCTGCAACCACCAGCAGCCGTCGTGATCCACGACCACCCCATGCTGTCATGCATCTCATTGCTAAGGGGTAATATATATACCAGCATATCGTACTCACATCCGTGCAAAGTGAGCCCGCAGGTTGTCGAGCTCCTCGGAGCTCAGGTCATGCCGTCCCAGCAGGTTCCGCAGCCGCTTCGTCCGCAGCGCCACCTTGCTGCTGAGCACGCTGGCGATCGCCGCCGCCCGCAGCTTCCTTCTGGCGTTGAACCTCTGCAGCTTCGTCACGACCTCCGCGTCCATGAGGTCCTGCTTCGCGCAGTCCCCTATCACCCAAGGATGCCCCAGCAGCTGGTCCAGATGACACAAAAGACAACAAAGTCCACGGATTCAGTAAGCGCAGCTGTGTGTGACATAGATTGGCCAGTGTATGGCAATGTGGGTGGAAGAAGGGACATACGTCACTTGCTGTTGGCCTCTTGTAAGGCTCAACAGAGAGAAGACTGGAGATCAGTTCTTTGGCTGATGAAGAGATTGTCTTCCATGTATGGTCCTGGAAACTGAACTCTCCCTGAAAGGAGAGCGATAGCACACGTACGCCATTAGAGACAGCAGTTTATGACCATCAATGCCTTCTTTGCTGAAGCATGTAAATGTAAGCAGTTTAGAGTACACCATCATGTAATTCAGATACAGTTCTAGATTACTGAAACCTCATTTGTTGAAGAAAATGGTCCAATTTCCATGCTATGAAACTGTTGCTCCAAAATCTCTTGCCTAGGCCCAGGCAGGTTCTCTTCTTTTAAATACAGTTTAGGTTGGAAGAGCATATACCATTGAGGCCAGAAGTGAATGGACGTCTGAACTGCACTACGTTCATGAATGTGACATCTGACATATGGTATCAAAGATGGTTTCATATATATAAAGAACTTAATTTGGTTCCCAGCTCCACTACAGGTGAGCCAACATGTTAATTACTGTAAGTAAGATCCATCAGGTTTCTTGAATGATGCTCCTCATGAAACATGCAGATGCTTCGGGACAGCTCTGAACTCAAACGGAGCAACATGTCCAGAGACTCACTGGACACAGCAAAGCAAGACTCACCTGCAGTATCCTCTGCTGCTTCTCTCGATTAGTTGGTGCATGGAACGGCGGGCATCTGTCGTAACGTAATCGCACCAGGCGGAATTCAGCAGGAGAGAGAATCACAAGGAAGGTTGATTGATCAAACATTACATATTTACATACCCGGACAAGAGGATATACAGAATCACCCCAACAGACCACATGTCGCTGGCAGCCGAGACATCCTGCCTCGAGAGGGCCTCCGGCGAGACGTAGTCGATCGAGCCGAACAGGGTGACGACGGGGTCGCTGAAGTCCTCGACGGAGCTGAGGCCGAAATCCATGATCTTGAGCGTGGAGGCCTCGCCCCTGTCGGCGAAGAGGCAGTTCTCGGGCTTGAGGTCCCGGTGCACGACGCCCGCGCCGTGGAGCGCCTGCAGCCCGCGCGCGATCTGGCGGACGACGCCCGCCGCGTCGAACTCCGAGTAGTGGCGGTCGCGCCCCACGATCCGGTCGAACAGCTCGCCGCCCGAGCAGAGCTCCAGGACCAGGTGCACGCCGCGCGCGTCCTCGTACACGTCGTGCAGCGCGATGACGTTGGGGTGCGGCGCCACGGCCTCCACGATCCGCCGCATCACGAGGATCTCGTTGGTGAGCagcgcgtcggagatggacgACACCTGCTTCCACGTCGGAACCAGGCCGCCGCCCTTATTTGAGCCTTGCTGCGGCGGCAGCGTGCTCCCGCCGGTCGTGGTGGCCGGGCCCAGCCTTCGCAGGGTCTTTATGGCGACCTGTTGAGCCGCCTTCCCCTCTGACTTGCTCACTCCCCGCCTCACGATCGAGAATCCGCCTCGGCCGAGGACCTCCGCGACCTCATAGTCGTCCGACAGCTTCCTGCTCTCGGTCTTGGACATTGCGTGTGGCAGGTTTGTGCGAGGAATTGGGTATCAGATGCTGGTTGAGAGACCACAAGAACTGGAAGGCCACAATCAGTGTGAGGATTGGGAACCAGCACAGCAGGGCAGGAAGAACTGGGAGCAGTATAGTATAGCAGCTGGTACTGGTAGTAGAAAGGGACGTACCATATATATATTGTATAAGTAGCTTGTCTATGATTAATGGAGCAGCAAACTGAGAGAGAAGAGAGTAGAGTAGAGGGTAGAAGAAAGTGACATGTGCAACCAACAACCAGCACGACGGAAGAATAAACCCCGTCAGGGCTTGTTCGTTTAGACCAATCcagagggggattggaggggtttAAATCCCTGCCTAGCCATTTTTGACTAGACAGGGATTTaaacccctccaatccccctctgGATTGGTCTAAGCGAACATGCCCTCAAGGGTTTGTTTTGTGCTGATGGCAAGATGACAAAGAGTTTTAAAAACGGGGCGGTTTTGAAGTGGAGCACaggatacaaaataaataaaggcTATTGTTGACCTGGTTGCCTGCTTTGAATCGGTCTTCACTCGGTTTCATTTCATGGCTTTGAAACAGAGATGTAATTAAGCGTGGAAGAAAACGCCATGTCTATAGCTTTTGTACTGACCAGGAAGAAGAGGATCATCAGCGAGCAGAAACAGGAGCAGAGGTCGTCGCCTCTGCCGCGCCGTGATGcagaaagggaatgcagagtaagCGATGGAGCTTTGCAGGACCTCGGACGAGGAACGAATTGCAGAGGGATGCTTGCTGTACCTCGGTTTTTTTTGTCTTGTCTCCTCTTTTCTCAGGTTTGTTTCAGGGAAAGAAATAATGGGTGGGTGCATCACTAGTCTATGTTGACACACACACACAGATCTCACATAATTCTACAACTACCACTGATTCTCAAAGACAATCCAGGTCACAGGTTTTATAATTGAGTCTTCCAAACTCATGTGAAATATCCTTATCATTCTCATTtgcatcactacatagccttttttCCTAGCTTTAGCAACCAACTCACGATCAATCACCGAATAACACATTTTCTTATTTGTCTCTATCCATACGGTCTCCATGCTATAAGGTTACTAGATTGCCCATCAATTTCGTATAAATAATCAAATCTCGAACTTGGCACGCTATGTCACTGGGAAGCCAGCAAAACGGATACTCTAACTTTATCAGCATGTGCAAATCGTCCAACCCCCCGAGATTGCTCAAACCGGATAAtaaagttgtcggggaccataattaggggtaccctcaagactcctaaatctcagctgttaacccccatcagcacaaagctgcaaatgcctgatgggtacgattaagtcaagggtcggtccattcgagggacgcaatcacgcctcgcccgagctcagcctcgggcaagggcagccgaccccggaggatttacgtctcgcccgaggaccccctccagcaacggacacaccttcggctcgcccgaggcccagtcttcaccaagaacctttatcctgacgcaacggacacacctccagcaaccttggccaaatcgccacgccaaccgaccaaatcgcaggggcatttaatgcaaaggtggcctgacacctttatcctgacgcgcgccctccgggtgacagagccgaagtgaccgtagttacttcgccgctccactgaccggcctgacaagaggacagtgccgcctgcgtcgctctgattgttgtgccactcgacagagtgagactgacagcagccaagtccggctctaggcgccatgggaaactccgcttcgcccgaccccagggctcggactcgggctcagccccggaagacgacgaactccgcttcgcccgaccccagggctcggactcgggctcagccccggaagacgacgaactccgcttcgcccgaccctagggctcggactcggtctcagccccgaaggacgacgaactccgcttcgcctgaccccagggctcggactcagccctggtatcagccgacggtctccgcctcacccgatccaggggctcggactcgacctcggccttagaagacagactcgacctcgacctcggaggagcctccacctcgcccaacccagggcacggaccgaccacgtcaacaggaggcgccatcattaccctgccccaagctgactcaggctacggggaacaagaccggtgtcccatctggctcgctccactatacgagcAATGATggagccccgcacgctctatgacgacggcggctctcagcccccttacggaagcaagaggacgtcagcaaggactcgacagccccgacagctgtccttccatcaggctccagcgctcctccgacggccacgacaccacacgaatcgggtgccaaaacctcttcggctgccatgatggcatgtacttagggcgctagctctcctccgctagacacgttagcacactgctacaccccccattgtacacctggatcctttccttacgcctataaaaggaaggaccagggccctcttacagagggttggtcgcgcggggaaggacgggacggcgctcgcgtgaggccgctcgctccctcccgcgtggacgcttgtaaccccctactgcaagcgcacctgacctgggcgcgggacaaacacgaaggccgcgggatttcacctctcacgcccgtctccctccggcttcttcccccaccctcgtacctgagacgacggtgcagtctgctccggacgtgacttcgtcaccgcccgtcgaccaagaggtaccaaccgatttccatctcacgccttttggattcagcctcgacccaccaagcgacttcgctttggtggacgctctcgtagaggcgagtccaaaccctctggggtatcgtatgcggtcaccctaggaccggctgacggtcgtctcgacctacgggccctcggggtccgaggaagatgatgagcccgacttctgttgggatttctccggacttggtaaccccagtgccatgcgggacttcatgaccgcatgcgaccattgcctttccgactgttccgacggtagccgcagcctcgacgacgaggactgcggcccaagtcgtgaatgtttccacgtcgatctagggggtcccgacgaaggcaaccaccttggtatgccggagaatggtgatatccctaggcctgtgcctcgcgttgacatccttcgggagctagctgtggtccccgtcccggcggggggtcatgacccacagctcgagcaaatccgcgagatgcaggccaggctcgacgagggggcaggaacacttgagccgatccgccgggacatcgggcaggaatgggcgggccaacctccggccggagaagtgcgtcatctaccccagggtatccagcatcgcatcgccgacgatgtcagggtaaggccgccaccggtttccagtggggtcggccagaaccttactgcagcggcaatgcttctccgcgcgatgccggagccatcaaccaccaaggggcggcgtatccagggagagctcaagaacctcctggaggacgccgcggtccgacgggccgaaagctccgcctcccgaaggcaggggtacccctcggaacatcgcgctgcgacttcctgattcatgcgggaagccttggtccacaccgggcgcacacgcaacacagtgcctgcggccccgggtcgcctcggccacgagcaccatcaccgcaaccgtcgggcccacctcgacgagagggtgcgccgagactaccaccccaggcgtgggggacgctacgacagcggggagaatcggagtccctcgcccgaaccacccggtccgcaggctttcagccacgccatacgacgggcgccgttcccgacccggttccaaaccccgactactatcacaaagtactcgggggagacgagaccgaaactgtggctcgtagactatcggctggcctgccaactaggtggaacggacaatgacaacctcatcatccgcaacctccccctgttcctctccgacaccgctcgcgcctggctggagcacctgcctccgaggcagatctccaactgggacgacctggtctgagccttcgccgacaatttccagggcacgtacgtgcgccccggaaactcctgggatctccaaagctgccgacagcagccaggagagtctctccgggattatatccgacgattctcgaagcaacgcaccgagctgcccaacatcaccgattcggatgtcatcggcgcgttcctcgccggcaccacctgccgcgacctggtgagcaagctaggtcgcaagacccccaccagggcgagcgagctgatggacatcgcccccaagttcgcctctggccaggaggcggttgaggctatcttccgaaaggacaagcagccccagggccacccaccggaagatgt
Proteins encoded:
- the LOC732824 gene encoding putative calcium/calmodulin dependent protein kinase, with translation MSKTESRKLSDDYEVAEVLGRGGFSIVRRGVSKSEGKAAQQVAIKTLRRLGPATTTGGSTLPPQQGSNKGGGLVPTWKQVSSISDALLTNEILVMRRIVEAVAPHPNVIALHDVYEDARGVHLVLELCSGGELFDRIVGRDRHYSEFDAAGVVRQIARGLQALHGAGVVHRDLKPENCLFADRGEASTLKIMDFGLSSVEDFSDPVVTLFGSIDYVSPEALSRQDVSAASDMWSVGVILYILLSGCPPFHAPTNREKQQRILQGEFSFQDHTWKTISSSAKELISSLLSVEPYKRPTASDLLGHPWVIGDCAKQDLMDAEVVTKLQRFNARRKLRAAAIASVLSSKVALRTKRLRNLLGRHDLSSEELDNLRAHFARICADGENATLAEFEQVLRAMRLEALVPLAPRVFDLFDNNRDGTVDMREILCGLSSLRNSRGDDALRLCFQMYDADRSGCISKDELASMLRALPEECLPGDITEPGKLDEVFDEMDANGDGKVSFEEFKAAMQKDSALQDVVLSSLRPPPPP